In one Amyelois transitella isolate CPQ chromosome 22, ilAmyTran1.1, whole genome shotgun sequence genomic region, the following are encoded:
- the LOC106129906 gene encoding uncharacterized protein LOC106129906, translated as MSPAASFSKRWARDNLTRAPSDDELKILDIFPWTCEGDEDEAARRARRYYRARGPGGLTELWHKRHPDDEDILSSCQDALIVPLRTKTVGDRRLTMIRLPAPTAMDRPISARAFLARWLMILDIRLREDPTPGEEVVFIDVSDLQPMHLKSHFRKTYWKDFYSCMKSAYPRRFAEVHVINARHLKTIPILLLYMGLFPWKKQRVHVHGSVGNINHAMGVDYFPIENLPFEYGGKAGAMKDLNDEWTKKLLNNSKWLQSEERKFYETELKPEVRTRTRHRSGVRALGGLESYDMLTRTHSCRSLNNCEDIEEGPYGAYRTLKMTSDGGFYV; from the exons ATGTCGCCTGCAGCGTCGTTTTCCAAACGATGGGCACGGGATAACCTGACCAGGGCGCCCAGCGACGACGAGCTCAAGATCCTGGATATCTTCCCCTGGACTTGCGAGGGAGATGAAGACGAAGCAGCTAGAAGAGCGAGGAG GTATTACAGGGCTAGAGGGCCTGGAGGTCTGACAGAACTCTGGCATAAGAGACACCCTGACGATGAAGACATTCTATCCAGCTGTCAAGATGC ACTCATCGTCCCTCTTCGCACTAAAACCGTTGGTGACAGAAGGTTGACCATGATACGACTACCAGCTCCCACAGCTATGGACCGCCCCATATCCGCCAGGGCATTCTTGGCCCGATGGTTGATGATATTAGATATCAG ATTACGCGAGGACCCAACGCCTGGAGAAGAGGTGGTTTTCATCGACGTGTCAGACTTGCAGCCGATGCATCTGAAGAGTCATTTCAGGAAGACTTACTGGAAAGACTTCTATTCGTGCATGAAG TCAGCATACCCTCGTCGCTTCGCAGAAGTCCACGTGATCAACGCACGTCATCTCAAAACTATACCTATCCTGCTCTTGTACATGGGTTTGTTCCCTTGGAAGAAGCAGAGAGTGCATGTCCATGGAAGTGTTGGCAATATCAATCACGCAATGGGCGTGGACTATTTTCCTATCGAAAACTTGCCTTTTGAGTATGGAGGTAAAGCTGGGGCCATGAAAGATCTCAATG ATGAATGGACAAAAAAACTTCTGAACAACTCGAAATGGCTGCAATCGGAGGAGCGCAAATTCTACGAGACTGAACTTAAGCCGGAGGTGCGCACGCGCACGCGGCATAGAAGCGGCGTGCGCGCATTGGGCGGTCTCGAGTCCTACGACATGCTGACGCGGACGCATTCGTGTCGCTCCTTGAATAATTGTGAAGATATCGAAGAAGGACCATATGGTGCTTATAGGACTTTGAAAATGACATCTGACGGTGGATTTTATGTGTGA